A single window of Chloracidobacterium thermophilum B DNA harbors:
- the alr gene encoding alanine racemase, with amino-acid sequence MSSCSEGGSGNGGAGAPVPSHLSAWAEIDLARLQQNYRWLRQRAGVPVMAMVKANAYGHGLLPVATFLQDVVRADWFGVATTEEGVALRRAGITRPILVLGGFWFGQEAAIVHYDLATTLPDPDYLPVLEQAASQAGRTVAVHLEIDTGIGRLGLSPDQFTTVLERLKACPHLRLDGLMTHFASADLPEHADFTRDQIRRHALAVQQARAAGWTPRYIHLANSAGLHAFLPEAAGNLVRLGGLLYGIAGDALSPAFPPPPTQPVLSLHARILGLKTVPPGTPLGYGCTFVTRRPTRVATVPLGYGDGLHRIQSNRGQALVCGRKVPIIGRVSMDVTMLDVTDVPDVALGNVATFIGSQGETTITAEEYAAVMGSIALEATTALTARVPRCYRAAAMSSAPGGREDTPASACK; translated from the coding sequence GTGTCGAGTTGCAGTGAAGGTGGGAGTGGAAACGGGGGGGCAGGTGCACCAGTCCCTTCCCACCTTTCAGCTTGGGCAGAGATTGACCTTGCGCGGCTGCAACAAAACTACCGATGGCTGAGGCAGCGCGCCGGTGTGCCGGTTATGGCCATGGTCAAAGCCAATGCCTACGGCCATGGCCTGCTGCCGGTGGCAACCTTTCTTCAGGACGTTGTCCGGGCTGACTGGTTCGGCGTGGCCACAACGGAAGAGGGCGTGGCTCTGCGCCGGGCTGGGATTACCCGCCCCATTCTCGTCCTGGGCGGTTTCTGGTTTGGGCAGGAAGCCGCCATTGTTCACTATGATCTGGCCACAACGCTGCCTGACCCGGACTACCTGCCGGTTCTGGAACAGGCCGCTTCCCAAGCCGGGCGGACGGTGGCCGTCCATCTCGAAATAGACACCGGAATTGGTCGTCTGGGGCTGTCGCCTGACCAGTTCACCACCGTCTTGGAGCGCCTCAAAGCCTGCCCGCACCTCCGCTTGGACGGCCTGATGACACACTTTGCTTCGGCTGACCTGCCGGAGCATGCCGATTTCACACGCGACCAGATACGACGCCACGCACTGGCGGTGCAGCAGGCGCGGGCGGCCGGATGGACGCCGCGCTACATCCACCTGGCCAACAGCGCTGGTTTGCATGCTTTTCTGCCGGAGGCGGCAGGGAATTTGGTCCGCTTGGGCGGATTGCTGTACGGTATTGCTGGAGATGCTCTGTCTCCGGCGTTTCCGCCGCCGCCAACCCAGCCGGTACTGTCGCTCCACGCGCGCATTCTGGGGCTGAAGACCGTTCCGCCCGGCACACCGCTTGGTTACGGCTGCACCTTTGTCACGCGCCGTCCCACGCGGGTGGCCACCGTCCCGCTGGGCTACGGCGATGGACTGCACCGCATCCAGTCCAACCGCGGTCAGGCCTTGGTGTGTGGCCGGAAAGTGCCCATCATCGGGCGGGTCAGCATGGATGTGACTATGCTGGATGTCACCGACGTGCCGGATGTGGCCTTAGGCAACGTGGCGACATTCATTGGCAGCCAAGGGGAGACAACCATCACGGCGGAGGAATACGCAGCCGTGATGGGCAGTATTGCCCTTGAAGCCACAACGGCGCTGACGGCGCGCGTGCCCCGCTGCTATCGTGCGGCAGCCATGTCTTCCGCGCCGGGCGGGCGTGAAGATACACCGGCGTCTGCCTGCAAGTAG
- a CDS encoding POTRA domain-containing protein yields the protein MTHNRTPMLAWERKTEAGPYLTGIVPPWRQRQPNPTKLELWRLHWLVVGLWFALAGIAAGAQNILPSVQSASVLDPLRPPVGRLDGRTITRLTIEVEAGFTPEPSLVEIVGLQVGELLTAARLRSALVRLHRSGRVANAEVFTTPEGADGVWVRFVIARQLRVAEVVFEGDTIFPVEELLPRLPALERGSKITARVLSESEEILRRLYRERGYFQASIRARLSPPNDAARVRVTFVVTPGPRALIGAWQIDGNLKIPPGDFDAKIIQHPVGTPYAIDFVQSDLQRIRALHVARGYLDPRISEPRITYDPATNRVAVAVTITSGPAVTVNVTGFELRREEQRRILPVLRDGGLDDFTLEDGARQLLLTLQRRGYFFAEVEWSRQRRVDEDRVIVTYTIEPNRRYRVQEVRIVGTDILAYRDVAGDFQTRPASIIPPSRGLVTEDTLARDAEVILRDLRNAGYLQAQVVERRIGTGLSDEALTVLFQVEPGPQAHVADIRLEGNQLLEAERLKQVLKLEAGEVVTQERVRADLERLTALYLSEGFAEVRIRQELEETNGDPAQVSLVYEIEEGRRFTVNRVIIGTRGRTSEQTLRRFLAIRPGERLRRDKLNQAEQALYATGAFRQVLLQTPYVRATGPADALADVTLDVIEAKPYTLAYGFGYQTNDGPRGSFELSNANMFGRLEVGSFIVRLSRREQLAQVSYQFPRFNLPRVTTLTDGVTAPILISGLFQRQARVSFTAQRLVALIQSELRFDAQSALIFRYRLQNVRVLDLRVTNPPLQRADQPLNLGTLSATYVRDTRDVPLDATRGSFISADLTVATPRIGGSERFLRFLGQAQGYRRVTERSPVILAGRLQVGLAQPYGGTQALPISERFFSGGPTTLRGLGFEQAGPRDPVTDAPVGGNALIAATGEVRFPLLQNLEGAVFYDVGNVFARVSDIGVGSLTNSLGGGFRIKTPLGPLRVDAAYLIDPPFFVATPNRRLTNFQVHVTFGQAF from the coding sequence ATGACCCATAATCGCACCCCGATGTTGGCGTGGGAACGAAAGACAGAAGCCGGTCCGTACCTGACCGGGATAGTGCCACCTTGGAGGCAACGCCAACCAAACCCAACCAAACTGGAGCTGTGGCGGCTGCATTGGCTGGTTGTGGGGCTGTGGTTTGCCCTTGCCGGTATAGCGGCTGGCGCGCAGAACATACTGCCCTCGGTACAGAGCGCTAGTGTTCTCGATCCGCTGCGTCCCCCGGTCGGCCGTCTGGATGGACGTACCATCACCCGCCTCACCATTGAGGTCGAGGCGGGGTTTACCCCGGAGCCGTCCCTGGTGGAAATCGTCGGTTTGCAGGTCGGTGAACTCTTGACTGCAGCCCGGCTGCGGTCAGCGCTCGTGCGGTTACACCGTTCGGGGCGCGTCGCCAATGCCGAGGTGTTCACAACCCCCGAAGGAGCCGATGGGGTTTGGGTCCGGTTTGTCATTGCCCGCCAGCTCCGGGTTGCCGAAGTTGTCTTCGAGGGCGATACCATCTTTCCTGTGGAAGAACTCCTGCCGCGGCTGCCGGCCCTGGAACGGGGGAGCAAAATCACGGCGCGCGTCCTCAGCGAGAGTGAGGAAATTCTGCGCCGGTTGTACCGCGAGCGCGGCTATTTCCAGGCTTCCATCCGGGCGCGCCTCTCGCCGCCAAACGATGCGGCCCGGGTGCGCGTCACCTTTGTCGTTACGCCGGGGCCGCGGGCCCTCATTGGTGCCTGGCAGATTGACGGAAACCTGAAAATTCCACCTGGTGACTTTGACGCCAAAATCATCCAGCACCCGGTGGGGACGCCCTACGCGATAGATTTTGTCCAGTCCGACCTCCAACGCATTCGCGCTTTGCACGTGGCGCGTGGCTACCTTGATCCGCGCATCAGCGAACCGCGCATCACCTATGATCCGGCCACTAACCGGGTTGCGGTTGCGGTCACAATCACCTCGGGTCCGGCCGTCACGGTCAATGTCACCGGGTTTGAGCTGCGCCGTGAAGAACAGCGCCGCATCCTGCCGGTGCTCCGTGATGGTGGTCTTGATGACTTCACCCTGGAAGACGGGGCCCGCCAGTTGCTCCTCACCCTGCAAAGGCGGGGCTATTTCTTTGCCGAAGTCGAGTGGTCGCGGCAGCGCCGGGTGGATGAAGACCGGGTTATCGTGACCTACACCATCGAGCCGAATCGCCGCTACCGCGTGCAGGAGGTGCGCATTGTGGGGACGGATATTCTGGCGTACCGCGATGTTGCCGGCGACTTCCAGACCCGCCCGGCATCCATTATTCCACCTTCGCGCGGCCTGGTCACCGAAGACACCTTGGCGCGGGATGCCGAGGTAATTCTGCGCGACCTGCGCAACGCCGGATATTTGCAGGCTCAGGTGGTGGAACGGCGGATTGGCACCGGGCTGAGCGATGAAGCCCTCACGGTGTTGTTCCAGGTGGAGCCCGGGCCGCAGGCGCACGTGGCTGACATCCGCCTGGAGGGCAATCAGCTTCTCGAAGCGGAACGGCTCAAACAGGTCTTGAAACTGGAAGCTGGTGAGGTGGTCACGCAGGAGCGGGTACGCGCCGACCTGGAGCGCCTCACGGCACTTTACCTCAGCGAAGGATTTGCCGAAGTGCGGATTCGGCAGGAACTCGAAGAAACCAATGGCGATCCGGCACAGGTAAGCCTCGTGTATGAAATCGAGGAAGGGCGGCGCTTTACGGTCAACCGGGTCATCATCGGCACGCGCGGACGAACCTCGGAGCAAACCCTGCGCCGCTTCCTTGCCATCCGGCCGGGAGAACGCCTGCGGCGCGACAAGCTGAATCAGGCCGAACAGGCGCTCTATGCGACGGGGGCGTTTCGGCAGGTATTGCTTCAGACGCCTTATGTCCGGGCGACGGGGCCCGCCGATGCGTTGGCGGATGTGACCCTGGATGTCATTGAGGCAAAGCCGTACACCTTGGCCTACGGGTTTGGCTACCAGACCAACGACGGCCCGCGCGGCTCCTTTGAGCTGTCGAATGCCAATATGTTCGGTCGGCTGGAAGTCGGCAGCTTCATTGTCCGCCTCAGCCGGCGGGAGCAGTTGGCGCAGGTTTCCTATCAGTTTCCGCGCTTCAACCTGCCACGGGTCACCACCCTGACGGATGGCGTCACCGCGCCAATTCTCATATCGGGACTGTTTCAACGGCAGGCGCGGGTCAGCTTTACGGCCCAGCGCCTGGTGGCGCTCATTCAGTCGGAACTCCGTTTTGATGCGCAAAGCGCCCTGATTTTCCGCTACCGGTTACAGAATGTGCGGGTACTCGATCTGCGCGTGACAAACCCTCCGCTCCAGCGTGCGGATCAGCCCCTGAATCTGGGGACGCTTTCTGCCACGTATGTCCGTGACACACGGGATGTGCCCCTCGATGCCACACGCGGTTCCTTCATCTCCGCCGACTTGACCGTGGCCACTCCGCGCATCGGCGGTTCCGAGCGGTTTCTGCGGTTTCTGGGGCAGGCCCAAGGCTACCGCCGCGTCACAGAGCGGTCGCCGGTCATCCTGGCCGGCAGGCTGCAAGTTGGCCTGGCGCAGCCTTATGGCGGCACCCAGGCCCTTCCGATCAGTGAACGCTTTTTCTCCGGCGGCCCGACAACCCTGCGCGGGCTGGGTTTTGAGCAGGCCGGCCCGCGCGATCCCGTCACCGATGCGCCGGTTGGGGGTAATGCCCTGATTGCCGCCACCGGGGAAGTGCGCTTTCCCCTGTTGCAAAACCTGGAAGGGGCCGTTTTCTACGATGTTGGCAACGTCTTTGCACGTGTTTCAGACATTGGTGTGGGATCGCTGACCAACAGTTTGGGTGGGGGCTTTCGGATCAAAACGCCCTTGGGACCCCTGCGGGTGGATGCCGCCTACCTCATCGATCCGC